One stretch of Nocardia mangyaensis DNA includes these proteins:
- a CDS encoding ABC transporter substrate-binding protein, whose product MAFTRPRALRRAAAISIVAGLVLAAACSSGEQDYGPGVTSAPCPGSANKDRGCIYLGVLSDLGGGPFAPLGISMNEGQLAFWNQVNESGGIGGYDIDITTYSRDTSFDPRVHRMAYHEIEPHVLALAQSLGTGQSIAMLNQMDADDMVSVAATQWSGWNYRSADRNLVLSAGYSYCTEAVMGLDWFAETHYAPSNIAVVAYRGNWGGDYASGALKWALANGATIADRIDTGPNGEVGDQDGPVEEILAAAPDLVMLATGPAETAEIVGKLVKSGFTGRFLGSLPTWNAALLQTPAASALTALYNYTTPVDSWAGDSVGAQRARAAVDSEPANFGYSLGWAISYPLEALLIAAAENKELTRSGLRRSVMNLKPDGEGMVVVHPTGAERPDLSAEWSVVFEPDQQAPMGARAISTGYQGTTLARLGIHEPCTRL is encoded by the coding sequence ATGGCATTCACCAGACCGCGTGCGCTGCGCCGCGCCGCGGCCATCTCCATCGTGGCCGGTCTCGTCCTGGCCGCGGCCTGCTCGTCGGGCGAGCAGGACTACGGGCCCGGGGTGACCAGTGCGCCCTGTCCCGGCTCGGCGAACAAGGACCGGGGCTGCATCTATCTGGGGGTGCTCTCCGACCTGGGCGGCGGGCCGTTCGCGCCGCTGGGCATCTCGATGAACGAGGGTCAGCTGGCGTTCTGGAACCAGGTGAACGAGTCGGGCGGCATCGGCGGCTACGACATCGACATCACCACTTACAGCCGCGACACCTCCTTCGATCCGCGCGTGCATCGCATGGCCTATCACGAGATCGAACCGCACGTGCTCGCGCTGGCGCAGAGCCTGGGTACGGGGCAGTCGATCGCGATGCTCAATCAGATGGACGCCGACGACATGGTCAGCGTGGCGGCCACCCAGTGGTCGGGCTGGAACTATCGCAGCGCCGACCGCAATCTGGTGCTCAGCGCGGGCTACTCGTACTGCACCGAAGCGGTGATGGGGCTGGACTGGTTCGCCGAGACCCACTACGCGCCGAGCAATATCGCCGTGGTCGCCTATCGCGGCAACTGGGGTGGAGACTACGCCAGCGGCGCGCTGAAGTGGGCCCTGGCCAATGGGGCGACGATCGCGGACCGCATCGACACCGGCCCCAACGGCGAGGTCGGCGATCAGGACGGTCCGGTCGAGGAGATCCTCGCCGCGGCACCGGATCTGGTCATGCTGGCCACCGGGCCCGCCGAGACCGCGGAGATCGTCGGCAAGCTGGTGAAGTCGGGCTTCACCGGCCGGTTCCTCGGCTCGCTGCCCACCTGGAACGCGGCGTTGCTGCAGACGCCCGCCGCGTCCGCGCTCACCGCGCTCTACAACTACACGACACCGGTCGACAGCTGGGCCGGCGACAGCGTCGGCGCGCAGCGCGCCCGCGCCGCGGTGGACAGCGAACCGGCCAACTTCGGCTACTCGCTGGGCTGGGCGATCTCCTACCCGCTCGAGGCACTGCTCATCGCGGCCGCCGAGAACAAGGAACTCACCCGGTCCGGCTTGCGTCGCTCTGTCATGAATCTGAAGCCGGACGGCGAGGGCATGGTGGTGGTCCATCCCACCGGCGCCGAGAGACCCGATCTGAGCGCGGAGTGGTCGGTGGTGTTCGAGCCGGACCAGCAGGCACCGATGGGCGCGCGGGCGATCAGTACCGGCTATCAGGGCACGACGCTGGCGCGTCTCGGCATCCACGAACCCTGCACCCGGCTCTGA
- a CDS encoding DMT family transporter, with translation MISVALALIAAAGYGVSDFFGGVAARRVTALRVVVVSYPFSVLLVLLIAPLVGGHADTASMMWGLAAGVASGLAVWWFYAALADGPMSVVSPVTAVLVAGIPVIAGLFLGERPGPLAVAGIALALIAVVLVSREAPDKTTEEIIGGRELRFTRRVALLTVGSGAAFGFAFYFLHATSPSAGLWPLLGQRAAATAVVWTSALAAGQFRGLHGEPLRLALAIGVLDVIANAALLYAFHGGLLSVVSVIGSLYPAATVLLAMVLLGERIGGMQKVGMALVLTAVAMIAAN, from the coding sequence TTGATCTCTGTCGCGCTCGCCCTGATCGCGGCGGCGGGCTACGGAGTCAGCGATTTCTTCGGAGGTGTGGCCGCGCGCCGGGTCACCGCTCTGCGCGTGGTGGTGGTGTCGTACCCGTTCTCGGTGCTGCTGGTCTTGCTCATCGCGCCGCTGGTCGGCGGCCACGCCGACACGGCGTCGATGATGTGGGGTCTGGCCGCGGGGGTGGCCAGCGGTCTGGCCGTGTGGTGGTTCTACGCCGCGCTCGCCGACGGTCCGATGTCGGTGGTCTCCCCGGTCACCGCGGTGCTGGTCGCCGGCATTCCGGTCATCGCCGGATTGTTCCTCGGCGAACGACCGGGCCCGCTGGCCGTCGCCGGGATCGCGCTCGCCCTGATCGCGGTGGTGCTGGTCAGCCGTGAGGCGCCCGACAAGACCACCGAGGAGATCATCGGCGGGCGCGAACTGCGGTTCACTCGCCGGGTCGCGCTGCTCACCGTCGGCTCGGGCGCCGCGTTCGGCTTCGCCTTCTACTTCCTGCACGCGACCAGCCCGAGCGCCGGGCTGTGGCCGCTACTCGGCCAACGCGCCGCCGCGACGGCCGTCGTATGGACTTCCGCGCTGGCCGCCGGCCAGTTCCGCGGCCTGCACGGCGAGCCGCTCCGGCTGGCACTGGCCATCGGCGTGCTCGACGTGATCGCCAACGCCGCCCTGCTGTACGCCTTCCACGGCGGCCTGCTGTCGGTGGTCAGCGTGATCGGTTCGCTGTATCCGGCCGCCACGGTGCTGCTGGCGATGGTGCTGCTCGGCGAGCGAATCGGCGGGATGCAGAAGGTGGGCATGGCGCTCGTCCTCACGGCGGTCGCCATGATCGCCGCGAACTGA
- the smpB gene encoding SsrA-binding protein SmpB produces the protein MKEKGRKVIATNRRARHNYTILDTYEAGIALVGTEVKSLREGKASLVDAFATVDHGEVWLRGLHIPEFSHGTWTNHSPRRTRKLLLHKREIEHLVGKSREGNQTLVPLSMYFSDGKVKVELALAKGKQDYDKRQDLARRQAEREVTREIGRRVKGMR, from the coding sequence ATGAAGGAAAAGGGCAGGAAGGTCATCGCGACCAACCGCCGCGCGCGGCACAACTACACGATCCTCGACACCTATGAGGCGGGGATCGCGCTGGTAGGCACCGAGGTGAAGAGCCTGCGTGAGGGCAAGGCCTCGCTGGTGGACGCCTTCGCGACCGTCGACCACGGCGAGGTCTGGCTGCGCGGCCTGCACATTCCGGAGTTCAGCCACGGCACCTGGACCAACCACTCGCCGCGACGCACCCGCAAACTGCTGCTGCACAAGCGCGAGATCGAGCACCTGGTCGGCAAGTCGCGCGAGGGCAACCAGACGCTGGTGCCGCTGTCGATGTACTTCTCCGACGGCAAGGTCAAGGTGGAGCTCGCGCTCGCCAAGGGCAAGCAGGATTACGACAAGCGCCAGGACCTCGCTCGCCGTCAGGCCGAGCGTGAGGTCACCCGCGAGATCGGTCGGCGGGTCAAAGGCATGCGTTGA
- the recQ gene encoding DNA helicase RecQ, translated as MSNSGATAPDVDDFPPDDAYPHEGGYVAEHDFDDTGGLHFDDLAPATPGRAAAPARGETAEEVLGRVFGYDSFRGDQAAIVEQVVSGGDALVLMPTGGGKSLCYQVPSLVRSGVGVVVSPLIALMQDQVDALSALGVRAGFLNSTQSPDQRRTVEAQFVAGDLDLLYLAPERLRLEATQRLLERGTVALFAIDEAHCVAQWGHDFRPDYLALSLLHERWPDVPRIALTATATAKTRAEIVERLDLGGAKQFVSSFDRPNIQYRIESKNRADRQLLEFIRAEHPGDAGIVYCLSRNSVEKTAALLNENGVRAVPYHAGLDNRTRAENQARFLREDGLVVVATIAFGMGIDKPDVRFVAHLDLPKSVEGYYQETGRAGRDGLPSTAWMVYGLNDVVQQRKMIDSSEGDAAHRRQLQLHLDAMLALCETVGCRRVQLLNYFGQPGAACGNCDVCLNPPQTWDGTVPAQKLLSTVLRLKRERGQAFGAGHLVDILLGKANPKVTQHRHNELSVFGIGTDLRDTEWRGVVRQLLAGGLLAVQGEYGVLALTDASNEVLFEGKKVPMRREPERAARPARTPKSAKATVDLPAGDVPLFERLRAWRAATAKEQGVPAYVVFHDATLREIAARKPADLAALGTVAGVGENKLARYGEGVLTTLAEE; from the coding sequence GTGAGCAATTCCGGCGCCACAGCCCCCGATGTCGACGACTTTCCCCCCGACGACGCCTACCCCCACGAGGGCGGTTACGTCGCCGAGCACGACTTCGACGACACCGGCGGCCTCCACTTCGACGACCTCGCCCCTGCCACCCCGGGCCGCGCGGCCGCCCCCGCGCGCGGCGAGACCGCCGAGGAGGTGCTGGGCCGCGTCTTCGGCTACGACAGCTTCCGCGGTGACCAGGCCGCCATCGTCGAGCAGGTCGTCAGCGGCGGTGACGCCCTGGTCCTGATGCCGACCGGCGGCGGAAAATCCCTGTGCTATCAGGTGCCTTCGCTCGTGCGCTCCGGTGTCGGCGTCGTCGTCTCACCCCTGATCGCGCTCATGCAGGACCAGGTCGACGCACTCAGCGCCCTCGGTGTGCGCGCGGGCTTCCTCAACTCCACCCAGTCGCCGGACCAGCGGCGCACCGTGGAAGCGCAGTTCGTCGCCGGCGACCTCGACCTGCTGTATCTCGCGCCGGAACGGCTGCGCCTCGAGGCCACCCAGCGGCTGCTCGAACGCGGCACGGTGGCGCTGTTCGCCATCGACGAGGCGCACTGCGTCGCGCAGTGGGGCCACGACTTCCGGCCCGACTATCTGGCGCTGTCGCTGCTGCACGAGCGCTGGCCCGATGTCCCGCGCATCGCGCTCACCGCCACCGCCACCGCCAAGACCCGCGCCGAGATCGTCGAACGCCTCGATCTGGGTGGTGCGAAGCAGTTCGTCTCCAGCTTCGACCGGCCCAACATCCAGTACCGGATCGAGTCCAAGAACCGCGCCGACCGCCAGCTGCTCGAGTTCATCCGCGCCGAGCACCCCGGCGACGCGGGCATCGTCTACTGCCTCTCGCGCAACTCGGTGGAGAAGACCGCGGCGCTGCTCAACGAGAACGGGGTGCGCGCGGTGCCCTATCACGCGGGCCTGGACAACCGCACCCGCGCCGAGAACCAGGCCAGGTTCCTGCGCGAGGACGGCCTGGTCGTGGTCGCCACCATCGCCTTCGGCATGGGCATCGACAAGCCCGACGTGCGCTTCGTCGCCCACCTCGACCTGCCCAAGTCGGTCGAGGGCTATTACCAGGAGACCGGCCGCGCCGGGCGCGACGGACTGCCGTCGACGGCATGGATGGTCTACGGCCTCAACGATGTCGTGCAGCAGCGCAAGATGATCGACTCCAGCGAAGGTGACGCCGCCCACCGCAGACAGCTGCAACTGCACCTGGACGCCATGCTCGCCCTGTGCGAGACGGTCGGCTGTCGTCGTGTGCAGCTGCTGAACTACTTCGGCCAGCCCGGCGCCGCCTGCGGCAACTGCGATGTGTGCCTGAACCCGCCGCAGACCTGGGACGGCACCGTGCCCGCGCAGAAGCTGCTCTCCACGGTGCTACGGCTCAAACGCGAACGGGGACAAGCCTTCGGCGCGGGCCACCTCGTCGACATCCTGCTCGGCAAGGCCAATCCCAAAGTCACCCAGCACCGGCACAACGAACTGTCGGTGTTCGGCATCGGCACCGACTTGCGCGACACCGAGTGGCGCGGGGTGGTGCGCCAGCTGCTGGCGGGCGGACTGCTCGCCGTGCAGGGCGAGTACGGCGTGCTCGCGCTCACCGACGCCAGCAACGAGGTGCTGTTCGAGGGCAAGAAGGTGCCGATGCGCCGCGAGCCCGAACGGGCCGCCCGCCCCGCGCGCACCCCCAAATCCGCGAAGGCGACCGTCGACCTGCCCGCCGGCGACGTGCCCCTGTTCGAACGCTTGCGCGCCTGGCGCGCGGCCACCGCCAAGGAGCAGGGCGTACCCGCCTACGTGGTGTTCCACGACGCCACGCTGCGCGAGATCGCCGCCCGCAAGCCCGCCGATCTCGCCGCGCTGGGCACCGTCGCGGGCGTCGGCGAGAACAAGCTGGCCCGCTACGGGGAAGGGGTGCTGACCACGCTGGCCGAGGAATAG
- the hisN gene encoding histidinol-phosphatase, with protein sequence MAAYSADLDLALRLADEADAISRARFGAVDLKVDSKPDLTPVSDADLAVEQVIRRVLGAERPDDAVLGEEFGGDAEFTGRQWVVDPIDGTKNFVRGVPVWASLIALLDNGVPVVGVVSAPALGRRWWAAAGSGAWAQVHPGAPKPISVSAVGELDSASLAFSSLSGWHARGLREKLIDLTDEVWRVRGFGDFFNYCLVAEGAVDIAAEPEVSLWDLAALDILVREAGGAFTALDGRPGPHGGDAVATNGPLHDEVLARLRG encoded by the coding sequence GTGGCTGCATACTCCGCTGACCTGGACCTTGCCCTGCGACTGGCCGACGAAGCCGACGCGATCTCACGGGCGCGTTTCGGCGCCGTCGATCTGAAGGTCGATTCGAAGCCGGACCTGACGCCGGTCTCGGACGCCGACCTGGCGGTGGAGCAGGTCATCCGCCGGGTGCTCGGCGCCGAACGCCCCGACGACGCGGTGCTCGGTGAGGAGTTCGGCGGCGATGCCGAGTTCACCGGCAGGCAGTGGGTGGTCGACCCGATCGACGGCACCAAGAACTTCGTGCGCGGCGTGCCGGTGTGGGCGAGTCTGATCGCGTTGCTGGACAACGGCGTTCCCGTGGTCGGCGTGGTGAGCGCGCCCGCCCTGGGCCGCCGCTGGTGGGCCGCCGCCGGGTCAGGGGCTTGGGCACAGGTGCACCCGGGGGCGCCGAAGCCGATCTCGGTGTCGGCGGTGGGGGAGCTGGACTCGGCCAGCCTGGCCTTCTCCAGTCTGTCGGGCTGGCACGCGCGTGGCCTGCGGGAGAAGCTCATCGACCTCACCGATGAGGTGTGGCGGGTCCGCGGCTTCGGCGACTTCTTCAACTATTGCCTGGTCGCCGAGGGCGCGGTCGACATCGCGGCCGAGCCGGAGGTGTCGCTGTGGGACCTGGCCGCTCTCGACATCCTGGTGCGCGAGGCCGGTGGCGCGTTCACCGCCCTGGACGGGCGCCCCGGCCCGCACGGCGGCGATGCCGTGGCGACCAACGGGCCGCTTCATGACGAGGTCCTGGCCCGTTTGCGCGGCTGA
- a CDS encoding NADPH-dependent FMN reductase, protein MTERLRLAVITTSVRDGRFGPVVTEWFTDQAASHGGFDVTTIDLAEVDLPHELPAAPPLFEPHPVRPAGMAEFTRVIGEADAIVLVVPEYNRSYPSSIKAAIDWHFTEWAGKAIGFVGYSGGSGGLLAIEGLRQVFNELDAHTVREYVSFPRYYLLFDENGKLHAPEEPAAAAATMLDRVHWWASALTAARSVPIAV, encoded by the coding sequence ATGACCGAGCGCCTGAGACTCGCCGTCATCACCACCAGCGTCCGCGACGGGCGGTTCGGCCCGGTGGTCACCGAGTGGTTCACCGACCAGGCCGCCAGCCACGGCGGGTTCGACGTGACCACCATCGACCTGGCCGAGGTCGACCTGCCGCACGAACTGCCCGCCGCCCCACCGCTGTTCGAACCGCATCCGGTGCGCCCCGCCGGGATGGCCGAGTTCACCCGGGTGATCGGCGAGGCCGACGCGATCGTGCTGGTCGTGCCCGAGTACAACCGCAGCTACCCGTCCTCGATCAAGGCCGCCATCGACTGGCACTTCACCGAATGGGCCGGGAAGGCGATCGGATTCGTCGGCTACAGCGGTGGTTCCGGCGGTCTGCTGGCGATCGAAGGCCTGCGGCAGGTGTTCAACGAACTCGACGCCCACACCGTGCGTGAGTACGTGTCGTTCCCGCGCTACTACCTGCTCTTCGACGAGAACGGGAAGCTGCACGCTCCCGAAGAGCCCGCGGCCGCGGCAGCCACGATGCTCGACCGGGTGCACTGGTGGGCCAGCGCCCTGACCGCCGCGCGATCGGTGCCGATCGCGGTCTGA
- a CDS encoding DUF5343 domain-containing protein codes for MPSYPYISGQSALVQTFAQLRKSVPTKVDSGYLQRFNIAPANESYIIATLRFLGIIDEDGNRVDTKSEFLYGNEDSFQTGFGNILRVAYSELFDEMGDALEAERDDLIHWFRASDKTSAVVGQRQATTFQTLAALAGHGELPAARSATNNKSGTTPGRSRKKLTTKVDKSKQGDGAQLLPSDSKNGTSPVAGPTSGQDVGLTVRIEVNLPAGGDAETYDAIFASIRKHLMS; via the coding sequence GTGCCGAGCTATCCCTACATATCAGGCCAGAGCGCGCTGGTCCAGACCTTTGCGCAGCTACGCAAAAGTGTCCCAACAAAAGTCGACTCAGGTTACCTGCAGCGCTTCAATATAGCCCCTGCCAACGAGTCGTACATAATTGCGACACTTCGGTTTCTTGGCATAATTGACGAGGACGGAAATCGAGTCGACACTAAGAGTGAATTTCTCTACGGGAATGAGGACTCGTTTCAAACTGGCTTCGGCAACATTCTTCGCGTCGCCTACTCGGAGCTGTTCGACGAGATGGGTGATGCACTTGAAGCCGAGCGGGACGATTTGATTCATTGGTTTCGAGCTTCTGACAAAACTTCGGCCGTGGTAGGGCAGCGTCAAGCAACGACATTTCAGACGCTTGCCGCACTCGCGGGCCATGGGGAACTTCCCGCCGCTCGTTCCGCCACTAATAATAAATCGGGTACAACTCCCGGTCGTTCCCGCAAGAAGCTAACGACCAAGGTGGATAAATCCAAGCAGGGCGATGGTGCGCAACTGCTACCAAGCGATAGCAAAAACGGTACAAGCCCTGTTGCCGGGCCTACGAGCGGCCAGGACGTTGGGCTGACGGTACGCATCGAGGTCAACTTGCCAGCCGGCGGGGATGCTGAAACTTATGATGCGATTTTCGCAAGTATTCGGAAGCACTTGATGTCGTGA
- a CDS encoding TIGR02391 family protein, whose amino-acid sequence MSGLLDRFERVARSVGTEWLPDVAVSTVAIAPEGENELHPFETRNIHPDLPNKVRTLFDDGHFEQAVFEAFKFIEIEVKRISGLNGKTGYALMMDAFNENNAKVKLNALVSESELDEQRGFRSMFAGAAAGIRNPRGHEIDIGDTPDEALDYLAFSSLLLRRLDAAHVR is encoded by the coding sequence GTGAGTGGGTTGCTGGACCGTTTCGAGCGCGTCGCCCGATCCGTCGGCACGGAATGGTTACCTGATGTGGCCGTGTCCACTGTTGCCATCGCCCCTGAGGGTGAGAATGAACTACACCCCTTTGAGACGCGGAATATTCATCCTGACCTACCGAATAAAGTTCGAACCCTATTCGACGACGGTCATTTTGAACAGGCCGTATTCGAAGCGTTCAAATTCATTGAAATAGAGGTTAAGAGAATTTCTGGGCTTAACGGCAAGACTGGCTACGCCCTGATGATGGATGCCTTTAATGAGAATAATGCAAAGGTTAAGCTTAATGCTCTAGTTTCCGAGTCGGAACTGGATGAACAGCGTGGCTTTAGATCGATGTTTGCGGGTGCTGCGGCCGGTATCCGCAACCCGCGTGGGCACGAGATAGATATAGGTGACACACCCGACGAAGCTCTGGACTATCTAGCTTTTTCTTCACTCTTGTTACGCAGACTTGATGCAGCTCATGTTCGATAG
- a CDS encoding IS481 family transposase — MTHRNAPLSVEGRRRLVARCQHRSIAHVAAEMGISRQCASKWVNRWRRHGELGLLDRSSTPHHQPRATPAGVVSRIERLRRDNKWSARRIAFELDGDGTAIAVRTVTRQLAHLGLHRRRFLDPTGENNRTPRPIVARWPGHMVHVDVKKVGRIPDGGGWRVHGAGSEQAKLAARAKKRGARAGYVYLHSVVDGYSRLAYTEALDDEKAETAIRFMHRARAFLAAHGITHIHRIVTDNGSCYRAHDFAKVLRGARHQRIRPYTPRHNGKVERYQRILAEEFLYARAWTSDLQRSQALQVWNIHYNYHRPHTAAGNRPPVIRLHAGVTNVMASYT, encoded by the coding sequence GTGACCCACCGTAATGCCCCGCTGTCGGTCGAAGGCCGTCGCCGCCTCGTCGCCCGCTGCCAGCACCGTTCGATCGCCCACGTCGCCGCCGAGATGGGTATCTCACGCCAGTGCGCGTCGAAGTGGGTGAACCGGTGGCGCCGCCACGGCGAACTCGGCCTGCTCGACCGATCCTCGACACCACACCACCAACCCAGGGCGACCCCCGCCGGGGTCGTCTCCCGGATCGAGCGGCTACGCAGGGACAACAAATGGTCGGCACGGCGGATCGCTTTCGAACTCGACGGTGACGGCACCGCGATCGCAGTTCGCACCGTCACCCGCCAGCTCGCCCATCTGGGACTGCATCGGCGCCGGTTCCTCGACCCCACCGGCGAGAACAACCGGACACCTCGACCGATCGTGGCCCGCTGGCCAGGACACATGGTCCATGTCGATGTGAAGAAGGTCGGCCGGATCCCCGATGGCGGCGGCTGGCGGGTTCACGGCGCAGGTTCCGAACAGGCCAAGCTCGCCGCACGAGCCAAGAAGCGCGGGGCCAGAGCCGGCTATGTCTACCTGCACTCGGTGGTCGACGGCTACTCACGGCTCGCCTACACCGAAGCCCTCGACGACGAGAAAGCCGAGACCGCGATCCGGTTCATGCACCGAGCCAGGGCCTTCCTCGCCGCCCACGGCATCACCCACATCCACCGGATCGTGACCGACAACGGCTCCTGCTACCGCGCCCACGACTTCGCGAAGGTGCTCCGCGGGGCCCGTCACCAGCGAATCCGCCCCTACACACCCCGCCACAACGGCAAAGTCGAACGCTACCAACGGATCCTGGCCGAAGAGTTCCTCTACGCCCGAGCATGGACCTCAGACCTTCAGCGCAGTCAAGCCCTGCAGGTCTGGAACATCCACTACAACTACCATCGTCCGCACACCGCCGCTGGGAACCGACCACCAGTCATCCGTCTCCACGCCGGTGTCACCAACGTCATGGCCTCATACACCTAG
- a CDS encoding LPO_1073/Vpar_1526 family protein yields the protein MSIVSRSQSTSGDNSPNLSAANDIVVNNNGPSFGEVRQIVSDAVIAELVKYGVLAQAEAIRRIERFVQQLAVRLASESLTDAASDPDRMHAIIDSGTGFARSGNDATAEVLIETLVARCASESGSLLASILNDAVVLIPKLTEAELAILSVKWYLGPRWYLGNNAYELVEQYDTVLADLVKLLPVNESSYLSLNARGCVWLVVATGFPKISKALPKKYPGLLSSGFGREDLDPMFEGVLGTAYSPVVQCIHAPHRFQISAPSEDHLRNALPSPWSPASLAVFEKLLSDNRMEPERFSQFLASRRASTLIDLLEMEEGILGGISVTPLGEAIAYANMRRLGKIDCGPWILSFAE from the coding sequence ATGAGCATAGTGTCGCGTTCGCAGAGTACCTCGGGAGACAATTCGCCCAACCTGAGTGCAGCAAACGACATTGTTGTAAACAACAATGGGCCATCGTTTGGCGAGGTGAGGCAAATAGTTTCAGATGCCGTGATCGCCGAGTTAGTTAAGTATGGGGTCCTAGCGCAGGCTGAAGCTATTAGGCGGATCGAACGCTTCGTGCAGCAATTGGCTGTACGACTGGCGAGCGAGTCGCTTACGGATGCGGCATCGGACCCAGATAGGATGCATGCGATAATCGACTCTGGAACAGGTTTCGCGCGTTCGGGAAATGACGCGACGGCAGAGGTGCTGATTGAAACGCTAGTGGCAAGATGTGCTAGCGAATCTGGCTCACTGTTGGCTAGCATTCTCAATGACGCAGTGGTGCTTATCCCCAAGCTTACTGAGGCTGAACTCGCCATCCTGAGCGTTAAGTGGTATCTGGGCCCAAGATGGTACCTCGGTAACAACGCCTACGAGCTCGTTGAACAATATGACACCGTGCTGGCGGACCTCGTAAAGCTACTACCCGTGAATGAGTCAAGTTATCTCAGCCTAAACGCCAGGGGATGCGTGTGGCTGGTAGTTGCAACTGGATTTCCGAAGATTTCCAAGGCGCTCCCCAAGAAATACCCTGGACTTCTATCTTCCGGATTTGGTCGGGAGGACCTGGATCCCATGTTCGAGGGCGTTCTAGGTACGGCGTACTCGCCGGTGGTTCAATGCATCCATGCGCCACATCGGTTTCAGATTTCCGCGCCTTCTGAAGATCATTTGAGAAATGCATTGCCATCTCCATGGTCTCCAGCTTCGCTGGCCGTATTCGAGAAGCTGCTGTCGGATAACAGGATGGAACCTGAGAGATTTAGCCAATTTCTAGCATCAAGAAGGGCAAGTACCTTGATTGATCTGCTCGAAATGGAAGAGGGGATACTGGGAGGAATTTCAGTTACACCTCTGGGTGAAGCCATTGCCTACGCCAATATGCGAAGACTCGGCAAGATAGATTGCGGCCCGTGGATCCTTTCATTCGCTGAGTAG
- a CDS encoding DUF1214 domain-containing protein, whose protein sequence is MTAAAEDSNWLPTVPGKGYFAILRLYGPGQEFFDQTWKPSDLQPIQ, encoded by the coding sequence TTGACCGCGGCAGCCGAGGACAGCAACTGGCTACCCACAGTGCCCGGCAAGGGATACTTCGCGATCCTGCGCCTGTACGGACCTGGCCAAGAGTTCTTCGACCAGACGTGGAAGCCCAGTGATCTGCAACCGATCCAGTAG
- a CDS encoding helix-turn-helix domain-containing protein: MTDNELGLFLRSRREAVSPAHVGLPAGPRRRTPGLRRSELATLAGVSVEYLIRLEQGRDRHPSPPVLSAIANALHLAPSERIHLYRLTKSADAGFSCMGNADPARSVRPTVRAILEHLEPAVAVVVNRLSDVLAYTEGYHRLMAPTGVLDDPSTANLALFIFGDSRAHDFYPDWEHIADLQVAALKQGPFRNDPATAALADQLEIVAGEQFTRRVATVPSLPAATGTTRVEHPEAGPLRLVYETLDLPADDDQQLFVYLPADEATATALDKIAGRHPGALRVISI; this comes from the coding sequence GTGACCGACAACGAGTTGGGCCTGTTCCTGCGTAGCCGACGCGAGGCGGTCTCACCTGCCCATGTTGGTTTGCCTGCCGGGCCGCGACGCCGCACGCCCGGTTTGCGTCGTTCCGAACTCGCCACCCTGGCTGGAGTTAGCGTCGAATACCTCATTCGCCTCGAACAAGGCCGCGACCGTCACCCGTCCCCGCCAGTGCTCTCAGCCATCGCCAACGCACTACATCTCGCGCCGAGCGAACGCATTCACCTGTACCGACTAACCAAATCGGCTGACGCGGGCTTCAGCTGCATGGGCAACGCAGACCCTGCCCGGTCCGTTCGTCCCACTGTCCGCGCCATCCTCGAACATCTGGAACCAGCGGTCGCGGTGGTCGTAAACCGCCTCAGCGATGTCCTGGCCTATACCGAGGGCTACCACCGTCTGATGGCACCAACCGGTGTGCTCGACGATCCGTCCACAGCCAACCTCGCTCTCTTCATCTTCGGCGACTCCCGGGCTCACGACTTCTACCCCGATTGGGAACACATCGCCGACCTCCAGGTCGCCGCACTCAAACAAGGCCCCTTCCGCAATGATCCGGCCACTGCCGCCCTGGCTGATCAACTCGAGATCGTGGCAGGTGAGCAATTCACGCGCCGTGTCGCTACCGTCCCCAGCCTCCCCGCCGCGACCGGCACCACCCGCGTCGAACACCCCGAGGCCGGTCCTCTGCGCCTCGTATACGAAACCCTCGATCTCCCGGCCGATGACGACCAGCAGTTGTTCGTCTACCTCCCGGCCGATGAAGCCACTGCGACCGCATTAGACAAGATCGCGGGCCGCCACCCCGGCGCGCTCCGTGTGATCTCGATCTGA